AGGAAATTTGGGACTATGCATTTATTTAATAAAGGCGAGGAATTATTGTCACTGCCTCTCTCACAGTTAGGTCCAGAACCTTTCTCAGAAGAATTTACAGTTGATTACCTTAAAAGTGTATTAAAACAATCAGAAAGACCTATAAAAGCTCTGTTATTAGATCAAACAAAGCTAGTAGGGCTTGGTAATATTTATGTGGACGAAGCCTTGTTCAGGTCCGGCATCCATCCGAGTAGAAAAGCAAATCGAATAAAAAATAAGGAAATTGAAAAATTGCACCATGAAATTGTGGATACCTTACAAGAAGCGGTAGACCAAGGAGGCTCAACCATACGTTCCTATGTGAACTCACAAGGCCAAATTGGAATGTTTCAGCAACAACTTTATGTTTATGGACGTAAAGGAGAAGAATGCAGACATTGTGGGCGTCCGATTGAAAAATTAGTCGTTGCTGGCAGAGGCACTCATATTTGTTCTGCTTGTCAAGCCTAACATTAGAAAAGCCCCTTCCATATACTATCCTAGTGATGTTATGGAAGGAGGATTTGGATGAGTTCGGTTCTTTCATTTTTTCTGTTGGCTCTAGCGGTGAGCCTGGATAGTTTTAGTGCAGGACTTACCTATGGCCTTAGGAAAATAAAAATTCCAATTCAATCCATTTTAATTATATCATTGTGCTCAGCCACCACCTTGCTGTTGGCCATGTTATTTGGTCAGTTTATCGAATGGATTTTATCTCCGAAGCTTACTGAAACCATCGGAGGAATCATTCTTGTAATATTGGGTATGTGGGCATTGTTTCAGGTCCTTCGCCCGCATTCTAGAAATAAAGAGCCCATTCAAATTCATGAAAAAACCATTATATTGTGGGAAATTAAATCACTTGGCTTAGTGATCCAAATATTGAGAAAGCCTTTAAAGGCAGATTTCGACCACTCCGGTACGATTACAGGTATGGAGGCTGTGCTTCTAGGTTTAGCCTTGTCCTTAGATGCATTTGGTGCCGGTGTAGGGGCAGCGATGTTAAATTTCTCTCCCATCATCCTTTCATGTTTAGTTGTGTTTATGAGCTCCTTTTTTCTTTATGCAGGAATGGCAATTGGAAAAAAAGCAACTCAGTATTCTTGGGTTCAGCCTTTAACCTTCGTACCAGGTATTGTTCTAATTTTAATTGGGGTTTGGAAGCTATAGTAGATATAGTAAAGTAGGTGAAATTTAATAATGAATACAATCGGAATTACTGGAGGGATCAGTAGCGGAAAAAGCACCGTTTCTCAAATGTTAAGGGACTGGGGGTTTACCGTTATTGATGCAGATGTTCAAGCAAAAAAAGTAGTAGAGCCAAATGAACAAGCCTACAATGAGATAATTCAAGAGTTTGGAAAAGAAATTTTATTGCCTAATGGACATATAAACCGGGCAAAACTAGGGGAAATCATTTTTAACGATCAGGCGAAAAGAGAAAAACTAAATTCAATTGTTCATCCAGCTGTACGGAAGAATATGCTTCGTCTTAAAGAAGAAGCATTTGCAAACGGTGAGAAAACCGTCTTTATGGATATCCCGCTCCTGTATGAGAGTAAACTCACTCATTTTGTTGAAAAAGTGATGGTTGTTTATGTGGAGCCTGAAGTCCAATTACGGCGTTTAATGGAACGAAATCATTTTACGGAAGAAGAAGCTCGTTCTAGAATTCGTTCACAACTCCCATTGGATGACAAAAAGAAATGGGCGGATGCCGTTATTGATAATAATGGCTCCGTTGATGAGACCAAGGCTCAATTGGAACAAATATTAAAAGAATGGAATGTCATGTGAACAGGGAGGTAGTTTCCCTGTTTTTTTTTGGCCATCTTTTGAATTAGGTAGAAGTGAATCCTTTGTATTTACCAATTCAATCCAGTTTAATCATACTTTCATACACCTTGTGATAACTAAATAAAATAGTATAGTCCAATTATGATTCTTTTTTCCTTTTTTCATAAAAACTTATCACCAATTCGAATTTAATGTGTTATACTAATTGTATAAAGGGACAACAAAAGTATAACATTATTGGAGGGAAACAGGGTATGAAGGTGGCAATCAATGGTTTCGGAAGAATTGGTAGAATGGTGTTTAGAAGAGCTATAGATAATGGGGATATCGATATTGTGGCAATTAACGCAAGCTACCCACCTGAAACGCTCGTACATCTTTTAAAATATGATACAAACCATGGGAAATGGGATGTATCCCTTTCATATACATCACAATCCATTATTGTGAATGGAAAAGAAGTTATGCTTGTCAGTGAACGGAATCCTCAAGAATTACCATGGAAACAGCTCGGAGTAGAGCTAGTGATTGAAGCAACAGGTAAGTTTAACAGTCGTGAAAAAGCAGCTTTACATTTAGACGCAGGTGCCAAGAAGGTCATACTAACTGCACCTGGTAAAGGTGAGGATATCACCATTGTAATGGGTGTCAATGATGATAAGCTTGAGCCAGAGCATGAAATTATTTCAAATGCATCTTGTACAACAAATTGTTTAGCTCCAGTTGTAAAAGTGTTAGATCAACAGTTTGGAATTGAAAACGGTTTAATGACAACGGTCCATGCATACACAAACGATCAAAAAAATTTAGATAACCCACATAAGGATTTAAGAAGAGCACGTGCTTGTGCACAATCCATCATTCCGACTTCAACTGGTGCAGCTAAGGCACTTTCTTTAGTTCTTCCTCATTTAAAAGGTAAACTACACGGAATGGCGTTACGAGTACCTACGCCAAATGTATCGCTTGTGGATTTGGTTGTAGACTTAAAGAAAGAAGTAACTGTTGAAGAGCTTCATGTTGCTTTTAAGAACGCAGCAAATGCAGAGCTTAAAGGAATTTTAAGTGTCACACACGAACCACTTGTATCCATTGATTTTAATACGAATCCGCATTCTGCAATCATTGATGCTCTTTCCACTATGGTTATTGAAGGTACAAAAGTAAAGGTCTTAGCATGGTATGATAATGAGTGGGGCTATTCTTGCCGAGTGGTTGACCTTATGAATAAAGTCATCACAATGTCAAAAGAAGGCTCAGAAGTTAGTATTTAAACCTATCAGAGACCCGCGCATTTGCGGGTCTTTTTTGCTGTTTTTAATCTATTCAGGTTTACTATTTAACGGAAAATTTTTTCAAGACTTTCTAGCCCATTTCCCTATATTTTTTGTCGAAAAGGGTAACTTAAAAAGGCACAGGCATTACAAATTCCCCCATGTAAAAGCCTGATGGAATAGGGTTAAAAAGAATGGGCTCAACGCAATATATTTTTTTTGAAAACTTATATTGCAAAACAAAAATAAACAAAGTATACTAGTCAACGTGAACTTGAAATTGACGTGGACATAATTACTTAAAGGGTTAGGACCTCTCAGGACTAACTTTCCCCCGTGGTGGTTATCGATCGTCAGTGGATGTAATTTAGTAAAGGGGGAACGGTAATGGAAACAATGGGTCGACACGTAATCTCTGAATTATGGGGTTGCGATTTTAACAAGTTAAATGATGTAGTGGAGATTGAAAAGACATTCGTGGATGCCGCTCTTAAATCAGGAGCAGAGGTTCGTGAAGTAGCTTTTCATAAATTCGCACCTCAAGGAGTTAGTGGGGTTGTCATCATTTCTGAATCTCACTTAACTATTCACAGCTTCCCAGAACATGGGTATGCAAGTATTGACGTGTATACATGTGGCGATTTAGATCCAAACATTGCCGCTGATTATATTGCCGACAGTTTAGGTGCCCAAACGAGAGAAACCATCGAACTTCCTCGTGGTATGGGTCCCGTTCAAGTAAAGCAAAACCAAGCGAAAGCATTATAAAAGCAAATCAGTAAGAGGAGACAAAGGTGTCTCCTCTTTTTCTATATGACCTTTCAAATAACCTTAGCTCTTGGCTATTCGTTCTAGGTCGTTTACAATAGAGTAAAAGACATTCGGAGGCACGTTATGGGGGTTATTAAATCTTTTATCAATCGGTACCAAAAGCAAGTCGAAACAAGGGATAATCATCCTGATGAATATTTGCAGAGTCATTATTATAAAGCTGGAACTGATAAAGTGTTTCAAACTGTTGAAGCATGGGCTAATTCCCGAAAGGATTTTACCGTTACTTCTGTATCCAAAGAACACGGGGAGATTGGTGTAAAATTGGCGAAACCCGATTCTTTATTGGTTATTACAATCATTTCACCAAGACCGTTCCAAACGGCTGTTGATTTCATGATTTCCACAGATAAATCTTCAATTGGAGGCATGTTTCCTGCTTTAAAAAGGTTAATTGTTCAATATTACGAAGAATTAGATAAACAACTTCCATATATCGGAAATAAATAATCTAGAATATTAATCCATTGTCCATCTTGTCTTGTAGGTGGATGTTGATTTTTATACAATAGAGAGAGTAAAGGATGGAGTTGAACGTCATATGAAATGCCCATCTTGCCTGAGTCACGGCACAAGAGTGTTAGATTCACGTCCTGTAGATGATAGTCGTTCCACAAGAAGAAGAAGAGAATGTGAGTCTTGCGGCCATCGTTTTACTACATTTGAGAGAGTAGAAGAAGCTCCTCTTATTGTAGTGAAAAAAGAAGGGACACGTGAAGAATTCAGTAGAGAAAAAATGTTACGTGGTCTGATTAAGGCTTGTGAAAAAAGACCGGTTTCTCTTGAACAATTAGAAAAAATAGCAAGTGAGGTAGAAGTGGAGCTAAGAAATCTAAGTACCTCTGAGGTTCAAAGTGTCGATGTGGGTGAGCTTGTTATGGACAAGCTAGCTAAAATTGATGAGGTTGCTTACGTTCGTTTTGCCTCTGTATACCGACAGTTTAAAGATATTAACGTATTCTTGGACGAGTTAAAGGATTTAATAAAAAAAGAGAAAGACAAATAGAGCCATTGTCTCAGTAGCCTGGCTCTTTTTTACTTTTCTATTGTATAAAAATGACCTGCCTATAGTTTATGCATTTCGATGTAAGGGATGAGATATATGGAAGTTAGACATTGGACGGAGTTAGTTCCAGGTGATACCTATCAAATTCAGGCATCTGGGCTTATTCAGCCAGTTTTGCAAAGGGTTGTTTCTCTTTTATATCAACCGTTGATTGGATCTACAGCTACAGCACTGTATACCACACTTTTAAGTGAATTAGAGGAAAACCGAACTCAATCCAAAAGGAACTATCATCATTTTTTAATGGCGGTCCTCAATATTCCACTCAAAGATATATTCAAAGCTCGTCTTAAACTTGAGGGAATCGGATTGTTGAGAACGTATCGGTCTAAGGTGGGGGAGGAACCGATGTATGTTTATGAATTACAGCCACCACTCAGTCCTCAAAGCTTTTTTCATGATAGTATGATGAGTTATTATCTACAGCGTAAATTAGGTGATCATCACTTTGATAGATTAAAAGATTACTTTAAAGTGGAGTCAATCCTGGACTCTTCCTCGCATGAAGAAATGACCAGGTCCTTTCATGAAGTCTTTACGTCATCCACATCTCAAGCTCCAAAGGCAATTACACCTGATGAGAATGTAGATGAAGAAAACTGGATTGATATGAATGAAGGACAAGCCCCAAAGGTTCGACCTGCTAATTTTTCGCTAGACTTATTTTATGGAGGGCTGTCTGATAATTTTATTAAGACAAAAAGCATCACTCCTCAGGTAGAAGAGACCATTTTAAAATTAGCCTATATTTATAACCTGAGTCCATTAGATATGCAAAAGGTGTTACTTGAAGCCATTGATGAACACCAGGAAGTGGACCTAGAAGAACTTCGAAAAGCTGCGAAAAGCTGGTATGAGCTTCAAAAGGGAAAAAACCTTCCAAATTTAATTCATCGCAAGCTCCCTTCTGAACCTCAAAAGGGTAAACAGGTGGAGAAACCAAAGAAATTGACAAAAGAGGAAGAATTAATTCGCTATCTTAGTGAAGTAACGCCTAAACAATTTCTAACGGACCAAGCAAATGGACATGAGCCAACAAAAAGTGATTTAGACTTAATTGAAACGATTATGGTTGAGCAAGGATTAGAACCTGGTGTTATTAATGTCCTTCTCTACTATGTTCTATTAAAACAAGATATGAGACTAACCAAAACCTATGTTCAAAAAATAGCAGGGCACTGGGCAAGGAAAAATATTCGTACGGTGAAGGAAGCATTTGAATTTGCCAAGCAAGAGAATCAAAAATTCCAAAATCAGAAGCAGTCAAGTACACGAAAGACTTCCTATAAGACTACAGGTAAAAAAGAGAGTCTTCCAGATTGGTTTGAGGAAGAAAGAAAGAGGCGTAAGGAAGTGGCGGTGGCTGCTACAAAATTCGATGATTTTGACTTTGAACTAGAACGGCGTAAATTAGAAGAAGAGTTGAAGAAAAAATAGAACTGGTGGTGAGACTGAATGGAAAAAATTCAAAGAGCATTATCACAATGGGGAAATGGCTCTTCCTTTCAACAACAATATGAACAAATGAAAAAGGAAGTACTCCAAAACTCAGAGGTCCGTCAGTTCCTACATGAACATTCAAGTCGAATTACAAAAGAAATGGTGGACAAAAACATTAACACTCTTTATGAATTTTCTACACAAAGTAAAGATTGCGGAGCTTGTCCGAGTCTAGGGGAATGTAGAAACTATATGAAGGGGTACCATCCAAGGTTAAAGTTAGTGTACGATCGAATCGAAATTTTATATGATCACTGTCCTAGAATGAAGAGGGAACAGGAAAAGAGAAAGCAAGAAAGGTTGGTCCAAAGCTTCTCTGTACCTAGTGAAATCTTGTCTGCAAAGTTTGAACATATGGATTTAGATGAGAAAGAACGTTTTATTGCTATTCGAAGAGCAAAAGACTTTACGAGAGCCTACTTGGAGGGGGCTAACCCAAGAGGCTTGTACCTATATGGTAAGTTTGGTGTTGGGAAAACATACTTGCTTGGTGCCATTGCCAATGAGTTAGCTGAACATGAAAAATCGTCCTATATTGTTCATGTTCCAGAGTTAATTCGTGAGCTTAAGAACTCGATTGGTGAATCATCACTTGAAGAGAAACTGACATCTGTCAAAAAAGCAAAAATACTGATGTTGGATGATATCGGTGCAGAAACCCTTTCAAACTGGGTAAGGGATGAAATCTTCGGTACGATTTTACAGTATCGAATGCTTGAAAAACTACCAACATTGTTTACTTCTAATTTTGACCTAACTCAATTAGAAGACCATTTTACTTTTAATAATAAAGGGGACCAAGAAGACGTGAAAGCTGGTCGTCTGATTGATCGAATTCGTGCACTTACGGATCCGGTTCCTGTTGGTGGAATGAATAGAAGAGGCTAAAAGAAGTACCAAAAGTGGTGCTTCTTTTTCTTTTTTTAGTTTTCTTGTTCTCCACTTCTAAAATGACCAAGCCCCCCATATATATGGAATCAGGGATTTCGCTTTTAAGGGGGGATTACATGTTCCAGATTCATTTTCACGATCAGGAGGAGGCAAATGACCTCATTAGGAATTTATCAAAAGTGATGTCCTCCTCTATTTTTGTGCAAGGAAATAACATTGTACAAAATTA
This genomic stretch from Bacillus carboniphilus harbors:
- the nrdR gene encoding transcriptional regulator NrdR; this translates as MKCPSCLSHGTRVLDSRPVDDSRSTRRRRECESCGHRFTTFERVEEAPLIVVKKEGTREEFSREKMLRGLIKACEKRPVSLEQLEKIASEVEVELRNLSTSEVQSVDVGELVMDKLAKIDEVAYVRFASVYRQFKDINVFLDELKDLIKKEKDK
- the mutM gene encoding DNA-formamidopyrimidine glycosylase produces the protein MPELPEVETVRRTLEQLVLGKTIRTVEVRWPKMIKRPDDAHIFSSKLQGETIHSVGRRGKFLLFYLDHYTLVSHLRMEGRYGLYSKEEPADKHTHVLISFTDETELRYRDVRKFGTMHLFNKGEELLSLPLSQLGPEPFSEEFTVDYLKSVLKQSERPIKALLLDQTKLVGLGNIYVDEALFRSGIHPSRKANRIKNKEIEKLHHEIVDTLQEAVDQGGSTIRSYVNSQGQIGMFQQQLYVYGRKGEECRHCGRPIEKLVVAGRGTHICSACQA
- the coaE gene encoding dephospho-CoA kinase (Dephospho-CoA kinase (CoaE) performs the final step in coenzyme A biosynthesis.); the protein is MMNTIGITGGISSGKSTVSQMLRDWGFTVIDADVQAKKVVEPNEQAYNEIIQEFGKEILLPNGHINRAKLGEIIFNDQAKREKLNSIVHPAVRKNMLRLKEEAFANGEKTVFMDIPLLYESKLTHFVEKVMVVYVEPEVQLRRLMERNHFTEEEARSRIRSQLPLDDKKKWADAVIDNNGSVDETKAQLEQILKEWNVM
- a CDS encoding cytosolic protein — encoded protein: MGVIKSFINRYQKQVETRDNHPDEYLQSHYYKAGTDKVFQTVEAWANSRKDFTVTSVSKEHGEIGVKLAKPDSLLVITIISPRPFQTAVDFMISTDKSSIGGMFPALKRLIVQYYEELDKQLPYIGNK
- a CDS encoding glyceraldehyde-3-phosphate dehydrogenase — its product is MKVAINGFGRIGRMVFRRAIDNGDIDIVAINASYPPETLVHLLKYDTNHGKWDVSLSYTSQSIIVNGKEVMLVSERNPQELPWKQLGVELVIEATGKFNSREKAALHLDAGAKKVILTAPGKGEDITIVMGVNDDKLEPEHEIISNASCTTNCLAPVVKVLDQQFGIENGLMTTVHAYTNDQKNLDNPHKDLRRARACAQSIIPTSTGAAKALSLVLPHLKGKLHGMALRVPTPNVSLVDLVVDLKKEVTVEELHVAFKNAANAELKGILSVTHEPLVSIDFNTNPHSAIIDALSTMVIEGTKVKVLAWYDNEWGYSCRVVDLMNKVITMSKEGSEVSI
- the dnaI gene encoding primosomal protein DnaI produces the protein MEKIQRALSQWGNGSSFQQQYEQMKKEVLQNSEVRQFLHEHSSRITKEMVDKNINTLYEFSTQSKDCGACPSLGECRNYMKGYHPRLKLVYDRIEILYDHCPRMKREQEKRKQERLVQSFSVPSEILSAKFEHMDLDEKERFIAIRRAKDFTRAYLEGANPRGLYLYGKFGVGKTYLLGAIANELAEHEKSSYIVHVPELIRELKNSIGESSLEEKLTSVKKAKILMLDDIGAETLSNWVRDEIFGTILQYRMLEKLPTLFTSNFDLTQLEDHFTFNNKGDQEDVKAGRLIDRIRALTDPVPVGGMNRRG
- the speD gene encoding adenosylmethionine decarboxylase, with the translated sequence METMGRHVISELWGCDFNKLNDVVEIEKTFVDAALKSGAEVREVAFHKFAPQGVSGVVIISESHLTIHSFPEHGYASIDVYTCGDLDPNIAADYIADSLGAQTRETIELPRGMGPVQVKQNQAKAL
- the ytaF gene encoding sporulation membrane protein YtaF, which codes for MSSVLSFFLLALAVSLDSFSAGLTYGLRKIKIPIQSILIISLCSATTLLLAMLFGQFIEWILSPKLTETIGGIILVILGMWALFQVLRPHSRNKEPIQIHEKTIILWEIKSLGLVIQILRKPLKADFDHSGTITGMEAVLLGLALSLDAFGAGVGAAMLNFSPIILSCLVVFMSSFFLYAGMAIGKKATQYSWVQPLTFVPGIVLILIGVWKL
- a CDS encoding replication initiation and membrane attachment family protein, with product MEVRHWTELVPGDTYQIQASGLIQPVLQRVVSLLYQPLIGSTATALYTTLLSELEENRTQSKRNYHHFLMAVLNIPLKDIFKARLKLEGIGLLRTYRSKVGEEPMYVYELQPPLSPQSFFHDSMMSYYLQRKLGDHHFDRLKDYFKVESILDSSSHEEMTRSFHEVFTSSTSQAPKAITPDENVDEENWIDMNEGQAPKVRPANFSLDLFYGGLSDNFIKTKSITPQVEETILKLAYIYNLSPLDMQKVLLEAIDEHQEVDLEELRKAAKSWYELQKGKNLPNLIHRKLPSEPQKGKQVEKPKKLTKEEELIRYLSEVTPKQFLTDQANGHEPTKSDLDLIETIMVEQGLEPGVINVLLYYVLLKQDMRLTKTYVQKIAGHWARKNIRTVKEAFEFAKQENQKFQNQKQSSTRKTSYKTTGKKESLPDWFEEERKRRKEVAVAATKFDDFDFELERRKLEEELKKK